In the genome of Caldibacillus debilis DSM 16016, the window GCTTTGAAGCTGCATGAGACGGTATTTTATTGGCTTATACGCTTGTTACCTTGGTGCTGGTTGAACAAACTAGCACCAAGAGATTATTTAGATGATGAAAATTTAAGATTTCCTGATTTTGATATAACTTTAACGCTTGCACGACCAGAACCTATTACTCCTTGAACCTGGTTTTCTTTTTGGATCATGTATTTAAAATTGTCTATATTTACAAAAGACACTTCACCGGTATGACTAGAGAAATCCAATTTAATATCATTAGGTTTCTCCTGCGAAATTAAATATATGTTTCCACTATCTGTTTGTATATTTATGGAGTTCTTGATTTTTTCGCTATTGATATCTATATCTCCAGAACCACTCTCTACATGTAACGTTTGTGTATTCACATTTGATATCATCATATCACCTGAACTAGTTTTCATCTTACTATTTCCGGCAATGCTTTTATCTATAACAATATTTCCAGAAGATGTTTTAAGTAATAAATCATTTTTTGCTACAATGCCACTCATGTCAATCGTCCCGGATTTTGTATGAATGTCTATTGTTCGGCAATTAATATCTTT includes:
- a CDS encoding DUF4097 family beta strand repeat-containing protein; translated protein: MKIKKTGIIVLLILVGCIGSLVTWYKYSTASEKSYHINEHKIVEASKVSSLKIDTNSINTHVIVQNDKENIKLYLSGKVENKKDIYFSSKLDHRRLKVEAKYQDSFKISKDRTELELKIFVPVQLVNLIVSSLSGDIKIKDINCRTIDIHTKSGTIDMSGIVAKNDLLLKTSSGNIVIDKSIAGNSKMKTSSGDMMISNVNTQTLHVESGSGDIDINSEKIKNSINIQTDSGNIYLISQEKPNDIKLDFSSHTGEVSFVNIDNFKYMIQKENQVQGVIGSGRASVKVISKSGNLKFSSSK